A single genomic interval of Sphaerodactylus townsendi isolate TG3544 linkage group LG08, MPM_Stown_v2.3, whole genome shotgun sequence harbors:
- the STAMBPL1 gene encoding AMSH-like protease isoform X2, with amino-acid sequence MDQPFTTSSLKRLAAMPDHTDVSLTPEERVRTLSKLGCNITINEDITPRRYFRFGVEMERMASVYLEEGNLENAFVLYNKFITLFVEKLPGHRDYQQCAVPEKQDIMKKLKDIAFPRTDELKKDLLKKYNVEYQEYIQGKNKCKAELLKKLEQQNLIEAEKKRIAQIRQQQLEKQQFQFFEDQLKKQDLARDQKSKDKSVSSEQTDGSMLSSCLSAHQNNTFSTVLTNKSEASAGRSPPISRAIKADATLSSVQSNVAEGLRSVVLPKYLSQKFLLLAEANTTHNEFTITHVIVPKQSAGPDYCDVENVEELFSVQDQHDLLTLGWIHTHPTQTAFLSSVDLHTHCSYQLMLPEAIAIVCSPKHNDTGVFRLTNAGILEVSACKKKGFHPHTKDPRMFNTCNHVIGKDVKITVLDLR; translated from the exons ATGGACCAGCCATTCACAACGAGTTCTTTG AAGAGGTTAGCTGCCATGCCTGACCACACAGATGTTTCACTGACCCCAGAAGAACGTGTACGTACCTTAAGCAAGCTTGGCTGTAATATCACCATAAATGAAGACATTACTCCACGACGTTACTTTAGGTTTGGAGTGGAGATGGAGCGGATGGCATCTGTATATCTTGAAGAAGGAAATCTCGAAAATGCCTTCGTGCTCTATAACAAGTTTATAAC CTTGTTTGTAGAAAAGCTGCCTGGTCATCGAGACTACCAGCAATGTGCTGTTCCAGAAAAACAGGATATTATGAAG AAACTGAAGGACATTGCATTTCCAAGGACTGATGAACTGAAGAAGGACTTGCTAAAGAAATACAATGTAGAATATCAGGAATATATTCAAGGCAAG AACAAATGCAAAGCTGAATTACTGAAGAAGCTAGAGCAGCAGAATTTGATCGAAGCAGAGAAAAAGCGAATTGCACAAATTCGTCAGCAACAGCTGGAAAAGCAGCAGTTTCAGTTCTTTGAAGACCAACTGAAGAAGCAAGATCTAGCCCGTGATCAAAAAAGTAAAGATAAATCTGTTTCATCTGAGCAGACAGATGGGAGTATGTTGTCATCATGCCTTTCAGCACATCAGAACAATACTTTCTCCACTGTGTTAACAAACAAGAGTGAAGCCTCGGCTGGACGGTCTCCTCCAATTAGTCGGGCAATAAAGGCAGATGCTACGCTGAGTTCTGTCCAGA GCAATGTGGCTGAAGGGCTGCGAAGTGTAGTTCTACCCAAATATCTTAGTCAGAAATTTCTGCTGCTAGCAGAAGCAAATACA ACACATAATGAATTCACTATTACTCATGTAATAGTACCAAAACAGTCTGCAGGGCCAGACTACTGTGACGTGGAGAATGTAGAAGAGTTATTCAGTGTTCAAGACCAACATGATCTCCTTACTCTAGGCTGGATCCAT acACATCCAACACAGACCGCATTCTTATCTAGTGTTGATCTTCATACACATTGTTCTTATCAGCTAATGTTACCGGAGGCTATTGCAATTGTTTGTTCACCAAAACATAATGA CACTGGAGTCTTCAGGCTTACTAATGCTGGCATATTGGAAGTTTCGGCTTGTAAAAAGAAGGGCTTCCATCCTCATACCAAAGACCCTAGGATGTTTAAT ACTTGCAACCATGTCATTGGGAAAGATGTAAAAATAACAGTTTTGGATCTGAGGTGA
- the STAMBPL1 gene encoding AMSH-like protease isoform X3, translating to MDQPFTTSSLKRLAAMPDHTDVSLTPEERVRTLSKLGCNITINEDITPRRYFRFGVEMERMASVYLEEGNLENAFVLYNKFITLFVEKLPGHRDYQQCAVPEKQDIMKKLKDIAFPRTDELKKDLLKKYNVEYQEYIQGKNKCKAELLKKLEQQNLIEAEKKRIAQIRQQQLEKQQFQFFEDQLKKQDLARDQKSNVAEGLRSVVLPKYLSQKFLLLAEANTVRGIETCGILCGKLTHNEFTITHVIVPKQSAGPDYCDVENVEELFSVQDQHDLLTLGWIHTHPTQTAFLSSVDLHTHCSYQLMLPEAIAIVCSPKHNDTGVFRLTNAGILEVSACKKKGFHPHTKDPRMFNTCNHVIGKDVKITVLDLR from the exons ATGGACCAGCCATTCACAACGAGTTCTTTG AAGAGGTTAGCTGCCATGCCTGACCACACAGATGTTTCACTGACCCCAGAAGAACGTGTACGTACCTTAAGCAAGCTTGGCTGTAATATCACCATAAATGAAGACATTACTCCACGACGTTACTTTAGGTTTGGAGTGGAGATGGAGCGGATGGCATCTGTATATCTTGAAGAAGGAAATCTCGAAAATGCCTTCGTGCTCTATAACAAGTTTATAAC CTTGTTTGTAGAAAAGCTGCCTGGTCATCGAGACTACCAGCAATGTGCTGTTCCAGAAAAACAGGATATTATGAAG AAACTGAAGGACATTGCATTTCCAAGGACTGATGAACTGAAGAAGGACTTGCTAAAGAAATACAATGTAGAATATCAGGAATATATTCAAGGCAAG AACAAATGCAAAGCTGAATTACTGAAGAAGCTAGAGCAGCAGAATTTGATCGAAGCAGAGAAAAAGCGAATTGCACAAATTCGTCAGCAACAGCTGGAAAAGCAGCAGTTTCAGTTCTTTGAAGACCAACTGAAGAAGCAAGATCTAGCCCGTGATCAAAAAA GCAATGTGGCTGAAGGGCTGCGAAGTGTAGTTCTACCCAAATATCTTAGTCAGAAATTTCTGCTGCTAGCAGAAGCAAATACAGTAAGAGGAATAGAGACATGTGGGATTCTCTGTGGAAAACTG ACACATAATGAATTCACTATTACTCATGTAATAGTACCAAAACAGTCTGCAGGGCCAGACTACTGTGACGTGGAGAATGTAGAAGAGTTATTCAGTGTTCAAGACCAACATGATCTCCTTACTCTAGGCTGGATCCAT acACATCCAACACAGACCGCATTCTTATCTAGTGTTGATCTTCATACACATTGTTCTTATCAGCTAATGTTACCGGAGGCTATTGCAATTGTTTGTTCACCAAAACATAATGA CACTGGAGTCTTCAGGCTTACTAATGCTGGCATATTGGAAGTTTCGGCTTGTAAAAAGAAGGGCTTCCATCCTCATACCAAAGACCCTAGGATGTTTAAT ACTTGCAACCATGTCATTGGGAAAGATGTAAAAATAACAGTTTTGGATCTGAGGTGA
- the STAMBPL1 gene encoding AMSH-like protease isoform X1, whose translation MDQPFTTSSLKRLAAMPDHTDVSLTPEERVRTLSKLGCNITINEDITPRRYFRFGVEMERMASVYLEEGNLENAFVLYNKFITLFVEKLPGHRDYQQCAVPEKQDIMKKLKDIAFPRTDELKKDLLKKYNVEYQEYIQGKNKCKAELLKKLEQQNLIEAEKKRIAQIRQQQLEKQQFQFFEDQLKKQDLARDQKSKDKSVSSEQTDGSMLSSCLSAHQNNTFSTVLTNKSEASAGRSPPISRAIKADATLSSVQSNVAEGLRSVVLPKYLSQKFLLLAEANTVRGIETCGILCGKLTHNEFTITHVIVPKQSAGPDYCDVENVEELFSVQDQHDLLTLGWIHTHPTQTAFLSSVDLHTHCSYQLMLPEAIAIVCSPKHNDTGVFRLTNAGILEVSACKKKGFHPHTKDPRMFNTCNHVIGKDVKITVLDLR comes from the exons ATGGACCAGCCATTCACAACGAGTTCTTTG AAGAGGTTAGCTGCCATGCCTGACCACACAGATGTTTCACTGACCCCAGAAGAACGTGTACGTACCTTAAGCAAGCTTGGCTGTAATATCACCATAAATGAAGACATTACTCCACGACGTTACTTTAGGTTTGGAGTGGAGATGGAGCGGATGGCATCTGTATATCTTGAAGAAGGAAATCTCGAAAATGCCTTCGTGCTCTATAACAAGTTTATAAC CTTGTTTGTAGAAAAGCTGCCTGGTCATCGAGACTACCAGCAATGTGCTGTTCCAGAAAAACAGGATATTATGAAG AAACTGAAGGACATTGCATTTCCAAGGACTGATGAACTGAAGAAGGACTTGCTAAAGAAATACAATGTAGAATATCAGGAATATATTCAAGGCAAG AACAAATGCAAAGCTGAATTACTGAAGAAGCTAGAGCAGCAGAATTTGATCGAAGCAGAGAAAAAGCGAATTGCACAAATTCGTCAGCAACAGCTGGAAAAGCAGCAGTTTCAGTTCTTTGAAGACCAACTGAAGAAGCAAGATCTAGCCCGTGATCAAAAAAGTAAAGATAAATCTGTTTCATCTGAGCAGACAGATGGGAGTATGTTGTCATCATGCCTTTCAGCACATCAGAACAATACTTTCTCCACTGTGTTAACAAACAAGAGTGAAGCCTCGGCTGGACGGTCTCCTCCAATTAGTCGGGCAATAAAGGCAGATGCTACGCTGAGTTCTGTCCAGA GCAATGTGGCTGAAGGGCTGCGAAGTGTAGTTCTACCCAAATATCTTAGTCAGAAATTTCTGCTGCTAGCAGAAGCAAATACAGTAAGAGGAATAGAGACATGTGGGATTCTCTGTGGAAAACTG ACACATAATGAATTCACTATTACTCATGTAATAGTACCAAAACAGTCTGCAGGGCCAGACTACTGTGACGTGGAGAATGTAGAAGAGTTATTCAGTGTTCAAGACCAACATGATCTCCTTACTCTAGGCTGGATCCAT acACATCCAACACAGACCGCATTCTTATCTAGTGTTGATCTTCATACACATTGTTCTTATCAGCTAATGTTACCGGAGGCTATTGCAATTGTTTGTTCACCAAAACATAATGA CACTGGAGTCTTCAGGCTTACTAATGCTGGCATATTGGAAGTTTCGGCTTGTAAAAAGAAGGGCTTCCATCCTCATACCAAAGACCCTAGGATGTTTAAT ACTTGCAACCATGTCATTGGGAAAGATGTAAAAATAACAGTTTTGGATCTGAGGTGA